A window of Candidatus Falkowbacteria bacterium genomic DNA:
GAATATTGCCTAGAGATTCGAGATAAGCTTCAGCGTTTTTGTATTTTTGATAAATAGTCATACTGTGTATTCATTATAGGATATTTCTTCTTATTTTACAACAACCTTGACAAAAGCAATAATTTTTGTTATAATGAAACGTCTATGTTTTTTGAAAACGAAGATATAACGGAGGATTAAATGCGGGAAAAAATTATGAGAATCTTTTTTTCTTTTCTGGGGGTTTTTGGTTTTCTGCTGACCGCTATTACCTGCACAGCTGGTTTTATAGATGTGTGTGTGTCGGGCGCGTCTTGGGACATGGTTGAGAACCAGATTCTACTCAAGTTAGGGTTGACTGTTGGTTTTTTGGCTTTTGCTGTTAGTATGCTGGCGGATGGCACGTTTATGGATATCCGTTCGAGTTGGAAGCCATACAAGGCTTACTCATTGGTCCGGACGACTGGTTTGGTTTTCGTTTTGTATATTGTCATTTCTGGAACATTTAAACTACTGGGAGTTTTTCCTGGTTATGCTTTTGAGTATGGCTGGTGGTTACCGACTAGTATGGTTGGCTACGGCCTAACTTTGTACTGTTTCGGGCTTTTTGGTGACCCGACCTTCCAGAGTAGATTGCAGGAGGTGCAAAATGCTCAGTAGTATTTCAGGTTTCACTTGGAAAAACTATCTGGCCATTTTGGTTGGTGTAGTAATCACTACAGGCTTGACTGTTGGAGGTAATGCCTACCTTTTTCCTGGTATTGACAATATTTTGCGTTATATTCTTATCGCCATAGTTTTGGCGATTGGGATTATTTCAACTTTCGCCTTGGCTATGAATTCCTGTATGGGGATTGATAATTATCGCGTTATGGGTTGGTCAATTTTTTTCGCTATTACAGCTGGCGTACTTGGATTGATCTACTCTAATTTGATGATTCATGGTTTTTCAGGCTTGTTTTTCTGCTTTGGTGATTTGTTTCTGGGAGGAATTGGCGGTTTGTTTTTGGCTTTTTTCGGTATGCGGATGCTCCGGCCAATGGCTATTGCGATACGGAGGAGAAAAGAAGGCTAGCTATTTCTGTAATTCAAAAAGATAACTGACAGGAAGATGTATAATTCAAACTTTGGAGGAATAAATGAGAGGAGTAATATTTTCTACTTTGTTAATGCTTTTGGCTTCAGCTTTGTCTTTTCATGTTGGAAGGGGCTATGGCTCGCGTGAACAAGAACTTCTTATGGAGTGTGATTGTGCAAAGCAAGTGTCTTCTATCTCTGATGTCACTGTTGCAGTGACGGCGGAGATGCAAGTTGCAATCGATGCTTGCGCGGCAGCTGGAGGTGAGGATGTCGGGGTGAATCTCGATGGTGTGATTTGTATGATGAAGTATAGTTCTTCAAAAGAGGCTGCTTCTGTGGATTCAAGCGTTTTGAAAAAGAAAGCAGTTGAAGAACAAGATGCTTTTTTATCGGACAGGATCTACTCAGCTAAGCGCGAATTGTATCATTCTTGTCGGAAGGTGCATGGCTTATCCTATTCTGTTCGTGATTTACCCATGGAGCTTTGTGTTGTTCCTGCTTCAGAAAATAAAGCTGATGACTCTCGCGTTTGTGAAGAAGCGGGCGGCGAGTTTATTGGTTGGACCCCGGGTTCACATGCTCTTTGTGACCTACGAGTTACGATAATGTAAATAATAACCAAAAAGGCAACTGAACGATTTCAGTGCCTTTTTTTATTGAGAAAAAAAGTACTTAACCCGTGTCTTTCCTGTTCGCCGTAGTTTCTGACGAAGGCGGAAGACCGGGTGTGAGCGAATTACAAAAATTTTCAATTATCAATTTTTAATTTTACAATAAATTTTCAATACCAGAATTTTCAATTCAGTAGATGGTTTATTTGAAAATTGCAAATTGTGAATTTAATGAAAATTAGAAAATTGTAAATTGATAATTAAATATTCGCTATATAACTATTATTCCCTAAATTCTTTACCTTTCCTTTCATTTCTAGCATCATCAAAGTTGAATTTACTTCCTGCGTTGTGAGATCGCTTAGTTTTACAAGCTCATTGATATGAAGTGGTTCAGTTAGTAAATGTTTTAGAATTGCGCCTTCTTCTGCAGAATCAGGAATCACTTGTTTAGCTTCATGCTGTTGTTTTAGTTCTTTGATTTGCAATTCTTCGAAAATATCTTCAGCGGACTGAACTAACTTAGCACCTTGTTTAATCAGATTATTAGTACCAATGGACATAGGGTGATTAATTTGTCCTGGAATGGCAAACACTTCACGATTTTGTTCTAATGCGAACTTGGCAGTAATCAATGCGCCTGATGTTTCACCAGCTTCAATAACCAGAGTTCCCAAACTTAGGCCGGAAATAATTCGATTACGCGCTGGGAAATTATGACGGAGTGGCATCATTCCAATAGGATACTCAGAGACAATCAAGCCATTGGTTTGTAAAATATTTTCTGCTAGAGTTCGATTAGTCGCTGGATAAATATTTTGTCTGTCCAAGCCTGAGCCTAGAACGGCGATTGTGATTTTTCGTTCATTAACGCAAGTAGTATGTGCCAAAGCATCGACGCCTAAAGCTAGACCACTAACAACTATAACATCTTGGCTGACTAATTCTTGGACTATTTTTTGCGTTACTTGCTGACCGTAGGTAGACATTTTTCTAGTGCCAACAACGGCTACGGTTTGACTATGCAGGTTGGCTAAGTCACCCTTGTAATATAATAAAAATGGAGCACTGTAAGTCTGTTTTAAAAGTATTGGATAGGCAGGATCATCAATAGTTACAATCTTGATATCTTCTTTATTTAATTTTTCTAATTCTAAATCTGGGTTAATGTTCGAGCGTCGGGAAGAAAGTTCGGCAATTACTGACCGTTCAAGCCCAGCTTCGCGCAATTCAAACTCTGACGCTTTCCAGGCTTGTTCCATGTTGGGAAAGTGTTGTTTTAAGAGTTTTATTTTTTGCGCGCCAATGCGAGTAATTTGAGAAAAGGCGAGCCAGTACTTTAAATCATTCATAGATAATTAATCAATTGACCAATTTTGCAAATTCTAAACAAATACAAAGCGTTAATGTCCGAAACTTAAAAAGTATTAATGGTTGTCGCTATTTGGATTTTTGAATTTGAATTTATTTAGGATTTAGAGTTTGACGAATTGGTAATTAATATACATTATGATATCATACCAAAGGAATTTGCTTTAATCAACTTTGAGTGTGGATTTAGCAAAAAGGGGGATAAATGTCCTTTTCAAATAATGAAAAAACACAGGATTATTTGCGTGCACTCTGGCATTTTTGTGGAGTAGGTGGATCGGCTTTAATATTTTGGTTTTGTGGAGAAGTACTACTCGGTTTTTTAATTGCATTTGGTTTTTTGTTCTTGTTTGTGGATTGGCGAAGAGCGAAAGGGGATTCCTGGGCAGAAGAATTAATTCGTTTTGTGACAGGAGATTTTTTCTTTAACATGCTCAGAGATAGTGAATTAAACAGCTTGAGTACAGGAAGTAAATATATTTTCGCAGGTCTGATTATAGCTGTAATGCAATTGCACCTTGGTTTGCCAAAAGAAATTGCGGTCTGTGGAGTATTACTTTTGGCTGTTGGTGATCCTATGGCGCGCTTGATTGGCAAAGAATGGAAAGGGAATGGATTTAATGGATTGGTGAGTCCGAGACTTAGAAAAAAAAGATTGTACGGAAAAAAAACTTTTATTGGATCATCTTCTTTTTTCTGTTTCGGAGTTTTCTCAGTTTGGGCATTTTGCTCAGTTACAAATGTGGAAATCAATTGGTCAGTTTTGATAGTTGGAGCCATAGTTGCTACTTTAGTAGAGTTGTATGTAGAAAATTGGGACAATTTCTGGGTTCCATTAAGTGCGATTTCGGTGATGTGGTATTTAGGGGGATTTTAATAATACAAGCTCAGTATATACTGAGCTTTTTTTTCTGAACGGATAACTTTGTCGTAAATTTAGGCAATGGGTGGTAATAACACTTGACTTTTTTATTAAAACATGCTATAATGAAACTGTAATTAGATCAAGAACCAGGCTCATTGGTTCGTTCCACTTGCTTAAAGCCTTGACAACCTTATATAGGATACTATAATATACTGTTATGGAAGCTGGTCTATGTGATCATGCTTACCAGTGGAGAAAGACAGTATCCCCTCCTAGCTGTGGAGTATCCGTGAGTTAAGTTTTGTCAGTTTACTGCTGAAACTTGCACTGGTAAGTTTGATTGTGTGGATCAGTTTTTTAAATACTGATTACTGATTTTTACTGATATACGGATTAACAAAAAAGTAAAAACTGATTTATCAAATGCGAAGTATTAAGTTTGATGGTGAGGATTGTTTATATAAGTAAATAATCCTGACAATCAAACAACCTTGGAGGATATCATGAAGAAGTATTTTCTTCTCGTAATTCTGTTTGCTTTTGTGTCGATCACCATTAGCGGATGCTTTTCTCGCCCGTACTACGCGTACGATGATGGCCCGCGTTATCGGGAATCGTATGTTTGTGATGCGGACTGTCGAAGCGAACGTCGCTGGCGTAGTCAGCAACGGAAAGCTCGTCAGCGGGAGTATCTCCGTTACAAGAGAGCAAGAAGCCAGGCTCGCAGATATCGCCGGTAGTAGAGGATCTTGTTTTGTCAAACTGATCCCTGTTCAACTGAACAGGGATCTTGACTTTTAAAAGAAAGGACAGAAGTGTTACTGGTTGACAGGTCTAAGCGTATGTGTTATTATGCGACGATACTGTGATATAATATAAATTAGTAAGTTGGACTTTTTTACATAGGAGGTTAGTATGAGAAAGTTCGTATTTTTGACAATTGCATTGGCCATTTGTTTGGTTGGTGCTTCAGTTGCCCAGGCTCAGTATATTGAGGGTTGGGATCGTGACTCAACTGCTTCTGACTGGACAGTTGGAAGCGAAACTTATTTCAACTGCGATGAGTGCGGTTGCGCTGAAGACGACTATGAATGTCAGTACGACTGCGATCTGTGCTGGGATGAAGAGTTTGATGAAAGTTCTGGTGATGTGGTAGAAGTTGATCCTGACTATTACTACTTTGATGAACCTCAAACTGTGGTTTCTCTGAGTTTTTGGCCGTTGGATTATGTTGGTCTGTCCTTTTACTACAATGGTTTTCCGTATTATTGGTATAACAACCACTACGTACGATACCATTCACATTGGTACAATGGCCATCGTTACTGGGTTCATCCATGGTATTACAAACGATATCACACTTCCACATACCACAATCATCCTCGACATTGGCGAGCTCATCACAAGAAGCATTACACTAAAGGCAAAAAGTACGCCAAGGGCAAAAAGTACGCCAAGGGCAAAAAGTACGCTAAGGGCAAAAAGTACGCTAAGGGAAAGTCGTACAAAGGCAAGAAGCTCTCCAAAGGAAAGTCGTACAAAAACAAGAAGTATGCCAAGAGTAAACGACAGCACAGTAATAAAAAGTGGCAAAACAAAGGTCACAAAAAGCGTGGTCGCAGTTCAACAAAGTTGAAGCGACAGCGAAGCAACAAAGGCAAGCGGAATTACAGCACGGGAAATCGTTCTCGTTCGCGCTCGTCTCGAGCCAATTCTTCGACTTACGGCAAGCGTAAGAGTAAGAGTAGGAATAAGAGTAAGTCGTATCGCTCCAGCTCGCGTGGTCGCTCTAGTCCAGTGCGCAGTTCTCGAGGTTCTCGTGGAACCAGAGGTTCGCGTAGTAAAAGGCGACGTTAGTAATCAAAACCGCTCCGATGCAATATCGGAGCGGTCTTTTAATATGTGAATTTTATAGGAAATAGTGGATTAAGAAAGTAAATGATTTCTAAATTCTTCAAGAATTTTGTGTTTCAAATCTTTAAGTTTGAATTTTTCTAAGAAACCGAAACTGTTCAAAACGAAACGAGCGGTGTCACCTTGCTTGCTCTTGTCTTCTTTACCAACGCCAACTCTGACGCGGGTAAAATTCTGGCTACCAATTTTTTCAATGATTGATTTAATGCCATTATGACCGGCTGCAGATTTGTCCTTTTGAACCTTGTAATTACCAAAAGTCAAATCAATCTCATCATGAATAACAATCAGATCGCTTGGCTCAACTTTATAAAAGTTCATCAATAGACTGACAGCTTCTCCGGAATTATTCATGAAGGTCAGTGGTTTGGCTAGGATTATTTTCTCACCATTTAAGTTTCCTTCGGAAATACGAGCTTGAAATTTTTTATTATCACTCCAGCTAGAGAAATTAGCGCTTTGTTCCCATTCATCACGTAAAAATTCAATAACGGAAAACCCGATATTGTGACGAGTGAATTGGTGTTTTTTTCCAGGGTTACCTAGACCTGTAATAATTTTCATTTGATAGGTTGAATGTTAAAAGTTTATAAAGTTGGAAGAGGTTATTATTCAAGTTCTGGAATTATATTAAATGTATCACCAAGTTGCTTTCTGTAGTTTTTTAGAAGTTGGTAAATTTCCTTGATTGGCTTTTTTTCTTGAAGGGATTGCTTAAGTTCCGCGGAAAGTTTATTAGCTATATCAATTTTAGCTTGAGTTTCTTCCGGAACTACGTCGGGTGGGAGCAAATTAAATTTTGGAGCAATTTTTTCTGTGAGATATTGGTCAAAAGTTAAAATAACCTCTGGGTCAATTCTTTCATAAAAATTTATTTTGTTGGGAAATCTAAGGGCAAATTGAATGTTCGTGTAAACATAATCAAATCCATTATTTGGGAAATCATTAAGAATAAGCTTGTCCAGGAACTCAGCGGTCATTTTAGTTTTTGGTTGTTCAGTAGACATGTGATTTGATTTTTATCTTTTACCGTATTTCTTTGAGTCAGGTCCTCGGCCATCTTGTCCATGGACATGTACTTTTTCTATGAAATCTAATTTGATACTGCAACCGCCAAGATTGAATTTTTTTCTTAATTCTTTTTTTATGAAGCGACGGTAGGCATAGTTGATAGCTTTTGACTGATTAGCAACAAATTCAAAACCAAGTGGGTTAATTTGAGTTTGTTTCATGGTGTGGATGAATGGAGGTTTTGTACCTTTGCTTCTTGGTGGTACTTTTTTCTTGAGCAAAGATCTCAAAAACTCATCAATCTCAGTTTGTTCAAAAGTAGTATTTTGCTTTTCGTAGGTCTGTATTATTATATCAAGTAATCGTTGAACTTTAAATCCCGTTTTGGCAGATATGAAAATTACGGGTGCCCAAGTCAAGAAAGGAATACTTCGGTCTAAGTATGCAATATAATCTTTGTCACTATGAGTGGACTTTTCTTCTACCAAATCCCACTTGTTGACCACGAAAATTATGGATTTATAATTATCAGAAATTGCTTGAGTCAGGGTTTTGTCCTGCATAGTGATTGGTTGGTCCGCGTCAAATAAAAGAAGGACAATGTCGCTACGTTTGAGACTGCCAATACTTTGATCAATGCTCATTTCTTGAAATTTATTAGCGACTTTTCTTTTTTTAATAATTCCAGCTGTGTCAGTGAAGGTGAGTAGGTATTGGCCGGCAGGGGCGTCTGGGAGTGATTCAGCTGAACCTTCTATTCCTTGTGTTGGGTCGTAGCCAATGGTTGCATCTTGGCTATCGCGAGTGGTGTGCGGAACAGAAGAAACAATCGATTTTTCAGCACCCACAATTTTATTCAAAAGCGAAGATTTTCCTACGTTAGGTTTTCCAATAAGAGCAATTCTTATTGTTCGATCTGCATTTTTTGATGAAGTCTCTTCGTTTCCTGGATGTTTTAGGTGGTCAACGCTTTTTAAGATATCATCTAGAAGATCACCAGTTCCAGCCCCTGTTTTTGCAGAAATAGGATGAATAGTTTTTATTGCTAGCTTTTGAAATTCGCCCAAACCGTCCATTTGTTTATTTGAATCGACTTTGTTAATTACTAAGAAAACTGGCTTGCCGGACTTTTTGATCAACTTGGCGTATTCTTTGTCTTGTGGAAGTAGACCATGTTTTGAATCAACAATTAGTAGATTTAAGTCTGATTCTGTAATAGATTTTTTTGCCAGGTCAATTGCTTTTTTATCTATTTCTGTTCCAGAGTCAACATCAAGACCGGCTGTATCAGTTAAGGTTATGGTTTTTCCTAACCACAAACAGTTACCATAACGTTTATCACGGGTGGTACCTGGGATGTTTGAAACTATTGCTTGTTTGTTTTCTGTCAAACGATTAAAAATGGTCGATTTTCCAACATTGGTTCGACCAATTAGCGCTATTACAGGAAATTGTGGTTTTATTTCTTTCATAAAATTATAGGGGGTAAAGCATGAAGTATATTTTTTGAATAACTCCACGCCAAGGGGATAAAGGCGATAACAGTAAACATTCATGATTATCAACTAAATCAACTAATTAACTAATTCGCTAATCAACTGATTAACTTATTGCTACTCTTTACTCTGCTACATCTTGCCCTAAAATTATTAAAAAGTCAAGGTCTAGGCCAGCCATATTTATTGCCCAGTCAGGAATGTTATTTTTTTGAATGTCTGTATTATATTTACTGGCTAAAAACTTTTCCTCTTCAGGTGCATTTTTTTGAGAAAGTTTATAAACTACGGTGTTTGTATAATTTTGTTTAGGTGAGTTACCGATTTTATTTACTCGATAACCGACCAATTTTAGTTCTTGTAAATTCCGAGAGGCCAGTCCAGCTATTGTGGTGCCGTTAAGGATTTCTACTGTGATTACTTTTTTTTGTTCCAAAATTTCTTGGCCTTTGAATATGTTTTTTGCAACATATTGAATTTGAGTAAAATCATCACCCTTTGGTTGTAGCACATATGCTTCATTGACAATGTTGGCGTAGAGAAATCCTCCAGGGCTGTCATCTAGTACTCGGGTAATAATATTTTCAGTGTCAATCTTTTCTGCCAGTTTGGCAAGTTTGACCAGTTCCCATGGTTCTAGGTCGGTTCGAATGTGACCAGCTAAAGCGCTGGTGAATTTTTTTATTTTTCTAGGACTTAAAAGAAAGCTATATGAGAAAATTCTACTTTTGAAAGCCTGAAGTATTTTTTGTTGTCTCTGACTACGAGCGAAATCAGAGCCTTCTCCATTACTGCCGTGACGAGATCGTGCAAATTTTAAAGCTGCATCGCCGTCCATGGTTTGCCACCCTTGTTCAAATGAAACAACTTGGTATTTATAGTCTAAGGTTGGATATTGAAAGTCTGTGAAACTTGTATCGACAGAAACCTTAATGCCTCCGACGTCATCAATAATTTTTTCAAAACCAGCAAAGTCTATTCTTACGTAATAATGTATAGGTAGTTCAAAGACTTGGTTAACCACTTGCTTGACAAGTTCGCCTCCGTTGCCAGGACTTTGCTTTTCACCAAAAGCATTAGCGTTATTGATTTTCCACCAACCAAAGCCAGGTATTTCTGTTAGTAGGTCGCGGGGGATAGAGACCATTCCAATTTGTTTGGTTGACGGTTTGATACTGGCCAAAATAACAGTGTCAGTTAAATAGGGTCCTTCATGCCCAGCACCTCCCATACCGAGAAGTAAGATATTGATCCGATCATCGGACTCTCCTTGTAATTGATTCCCTTCGCCTGCCAAAGAATTTAGCTGTTGAAAAATGTTAATTTTCCCACTAAAAATATCATTAACGCTATTGTTGGTAAACAAAACTTGGTAAGAGAAAACCACAAAAGCCAAGACTAAAACGATAAATAAGTAAAGGATGAACTTACTTACTTTGAAAATTCGTTTGCCTCGTGGATATTGGTTATCAGCTCTGTTTAGGAGGTTTATACGTGGATCAACCATTGGGTCAGATTTTTGATTATATGTTTTCATAATAAAAATACTAGCGAGTTTTAGCTTACTCTGGGTTAATTATAGGTCATAAATATGAAAGAGGCAATAGTTAGATGAAGGTATCAGTAAATAGTAATTAGTGAATAGTGAATAGTAATTAGTAAACGGTTCAACTCACTTGTAATTTTATCAGCTTGACGGAAAGCTTGGTTATATGTTATTTTTGTGCTATACTAAAATAGAATAAAAGTGGATAACTTTTGTAAGATTTTTGGGTTTTAGGGCTTTATTTGCAATCGTTATGATTTTAAAACTAGGAGCTGGAGCTTAAATTACTATGGGTTTTGTTAATAAAGAGTATTTTGGAGAAAAAGAATTAACACCAACGCAAAAAGTTTTGCAGTTTTTTTGGGACTTGCTTAAAGTTGTTTGCGTATCATTGGCAATAATCATTCCAGTACGTTATTTTTTAATTCAACCATTTTACGTTAAGGGCGCTTCAATGGAACCAAGTTTTTATGATCATGAGTATTTGATCATTGACGAAATTAGTTATCGGTTTAATGACCCCAGTCGTGGCGATATTATTGTATTTAAGTATCCGAAGGATCCATCTCAGTATTTTATCAAGCGTATAATTGGCTTGCCTGGTGAAGTGGTAGATATTTCTGATAATCGAGTTTATATTCATGGCGCAGATGATAACAAACAAAAATTTTTATTAGAAGAAAATGAATATTTACCTGACGAAAACAGGACTTTAGATAGTCGGAAGTGGACTCTCGGTCCAGACGAATATTATGTGATGGGTGATAATCGAGAGTATAGTTTGGATTCTCGTCGATTTGGCCCAGTTGATAGTAGTTTAATTATTGGGAGAGTTTGGTTTAGAGGTTGGCCAT
This region includes:
- the dprA gene encoding DNA-protecting protein DprA — translated: MNDLKYWLAFSQITRIGAQKIKLLKQHFPNMEQAWKASEFELREAGLERSVIAELSSRRSNINPDLELEKLNKEDIKIVTIDDPAYPILLKQTYSAPFLLYYKGDLANLHSQTVAVVGTRKMSTYGQQVTQKIVQELVSQDVIVVSGLALGVDALAHTTCVNERKITIAVLGSGLDRQNIYPATNRTLAENILQTNGLIVSEYPIGMMPLRHNFPARNRIISGLSLGTLVIEAGETSGALITAKFALEQNREVFAIPGQINHPMSIGTNNLIKQGAKLVQSAEDIFEELQIKELKQQHEAKQVIPDSAEEGAILKHLLTEPLHINELVKLSDLTTQEVNSTLMMLEMKGKVKNLGNNSYIANI
- a CDS encoding aminoacyl-tRNA hydrolase, which encodes MKIITGLGNPGKKHQFTRHNIGFSVIEFLRDEWEQSANFSSWSDNKKFQARISEGNLNGEKIILAKPLTFMNNSGEAVSLLMNFYKVEPSDLIVIHDEIDLTFGNYKVQKDKSAAGHNGIKSIIEKIGSQNFTRVRVGVGKEDKSKQGDTARFVLNSFGFLEKFKLKDLKHKILEEFRNHLLS
- the der gene encoding ribosome biogenesis GTPase Der, which codes for MKEIKPQFPVIALIGRTNVGKSTIFNRLTENKQAIVSNIPGTTRDKRYGNCLWLGKTITLTDTAGLDVDSGTEIDKKAIDLAKKSITESDLNLLIVDSKHGLLPQDKEYAKLIKKSGKPVFLVINKVDSNKQMDGLGEFQKLAIKTIHPISAKTGAGTGDLLDDILKSVDHLKHPGNEETSSKNADRTIRIALIGKPNVGKSSLLNKIVGAEKSIVSSVPHTTRDSQDATIGYDPTQGIEGSAESLPDAPAGQYLLTFTDTAGIIKKRKVANKFQEMSIDQSIGSLKRSDIVLLLFDADQPITMQDKTLTQAISDNYKSIIFVVNKWDLVEEKSTHSDKDYIAYLDRSIPFLTWAPVIFISAKTGFKVQRLLDIIIQTYEKQNTTFEQTEIDEFLRSLLKKKVPPRSKGTKPPFIHTMKQTQINPLGFEFVANQSKAINYAYRRFIKKELRKKFNLGGCSIKLDFIEKVHVHGQDGRGPDSKKYGKR
- a CDS encoding LCP family protein, coding for MKTYNQKSDPMVDPRINLLNRADNQYPRGKRIFKVSKFILYLFIVLVLAFVVFSYQVLFTNNSVNDIFSGKINIFQQLNSLAGEGNQLQGESDDRINILLLGMGGAGHEGPYLTDTVILASIKPSTKQIGMVSIPRDLLTEIPGFGWWKINNANAFGEKQSPGNGGELVKQVVNQVFELPIHYYVRIDFAGFEKIIDDVGGIKVSVDTSFTDFQYPTLDYKYQVVSFEQGWQTMDGDAALKFARSRHGSNGEGSDFARSQRQQKILQAFKSRIFSYSFLLSPRKIKKFTSALAGHIRTDLEPWELVKLAKLAEKIDTENIITRVLDDSPGGFLYANIVNEAYVLQPKGDDFTQIQYVAKNIFKGQEILEQKKVITVEILNGTTIAGLASRNLQELKLVGYRVNKIGNSPKQNYTNTVVYKLSQKNAPEEEKFLASKYNTDIQKNNIPDWAINMAGLDLDFLIILGQDVAE
- the lepB gene encoding signal peptidase I is translated as MGFVNKEYFGEKELTPTQKVLQFFWDLLKVVCVSLAIIIPVRYFLIQPFYVKGASMEPSFYDHEYLIIDEISYRFNDPSRGDIIVFKYPKDPSQYFIKRIIGLPGEVVDISDNRVYIHGADDNKQKFLLEENEYLPDENRTLDSRKWTLGPDEYYVMGDNREYSLDSRRFGPVDSSLIIGRVWFRGWPFWRFTTFPEVQYQ